The following are encoded together in the Flavobacterium sp. TR2 genome:
- a CDS encoding patatin-like phospholipase family protein — MDKRKFTENGEVLAIIKDLKEQIKDKKFSDIIDNNNCQYVDLVQEGGGVLGIALVGYVYVLEKMGIRFLSLAGTSAGSINTMLMAAAGTCDIEKSEWILDCLCNKNLYDFVDGDHDAREFIDALLSDAGNLKLVMKGCQVVDNFKDDLGLNPGNNFHQWMTNLLSQKGIKNYADLKALREKGISDKNKLYRINMPNLGDKAEYTRVDHWSQMAIITADITTESKIVFPKMIDLFYSNPDVQNPADFVRASMSIPLFFSPFKIKNIPGGIDAWNKWNDATCLRTSVPSEVMFMDGGIISNFPIDIFHENMNVPASPTFGIKLGYDKNEINKNEKFSNLISSLFDTSRYGYDSEFLQKNPDFKHLIGYIDTGSHNWLNFNLTDDAKIDLFIRGAQNAADFLNRFNWEEYKKIRKAKSNYYKSV, encoded by the coding sequence ATGGACAAAAGAAAGTTTACAGAAAACGGAGAAGTTCTAGCAATTATAAAAGATTTAAAAGAACAGATTAAAGACAAAAAATTCTCAGACATTATTGACAACAATAACTGCCAATATGTTGATCTTGTGCAAGAAGGCGGTGGTGTGCTCGGGATCGCGCTGGTAGGCTATGTATATGTTTTAGAAAAAATGGGAATTCGTTTTTTAAGTTTGGCAGGAACTTCCGCAGGAAGCATCAACACCATGCTTATGGCCGCTGCCGGAACCTGCGATATCGAAAAATCGGAATGGATTTTGGATTGTCTGTGCAATAAAAATTTATATGATTTTGTTGACGGCGATCATGATGCCCGTGAATTTATTGACGCATTGCTAAGTGATGCCGGAAATCTAAAATTAGTGATGAAAGGCTGTCAGGTCGTAGATAATTTTAAAGATGATTTGGGATTAAATCCCGGAAACAATTTTCATCAATGGATGACCAATCTGCTTTCGCAAAAAGGAATAAAAAATTATGCCGATTTAAAAGCCTTAAGAGAAAAAGGCATTTCAGACAAAAACAAACTATACCGAATAAATATGCCCAATCTTGGAGATAAAGCAGAATATACCCGAGTCGATCATTGGAGCCAAATGGCAATTATCACTGCAGATATCACTACCGAAAGCAAAATTGTTTTCCCAAAAATGATCGACTTGTTTTATTCCAACCCAGATGTTCAAAACCCAGCCGATTTTGTTCGCGCCTCTATGTCGATTCCTTTATTTTTTTCGCCATTTAAAATTAAAAATATTCCAGGCGGAATTGATGCTTGGAACAAATGGAACGACGCAACCTGCCTGAGAACATCAGTTCCTTCAGAGGTTATGTTTATGGATGGCGGCATTATTTCAAATTTTCCAATCGACATCTTTCATGAGAATATGAATGTGCCCGCGTCTCCAACTTTCGGAATCAAACTGGGTTATGACAAAAACGAAATCAATAAAAATGAAAAATTCTCCAACTTGATCAGCTCTCTTTTTGACACTTCCCGATATGGTTACGATTCTGAATTTCTGCAAAAGAATCCAGATTTCAAACACTTAATCGGATACATTGATACAGGAAGCCATAATTGGCTGAATTTTAATCTTACCGACGATGCAAAAATCGATCTTTTTATTAGAGGAGCGCAAAATGCAGCCGATTTCCTTAACCGCTTTAACTGGGAAGAATACAAAAAAATCAGGAAGGCCAAAAGCAATTATTACAAATCAGTTTAA
- a CDS encoding DUF4369 domain-containing protein — protein sequence MKKTLIAFVTLALLASCGKKETAADNLHITGNIKGLKTGTLYIQRIVDTSLVAIDSIKIDGNSAFERDIKLESPEMLYLYLDRGVTNSLDNNILFFAEPGNINIETNLDNFIAGAKITGSKNQELYEEYQKINVRFRDENLSMVESKFKALKRKDQKAFDSIDAKQQSNIKRKYLYATNFAINNKDHEVAPYIALAEIYDINLKFLDTIQKSMTPKVAQSLYGKKLTKYVAEIKKEEQKTPAAPAATATPAE from the coding sequence ATGAAAAAAACACTAATTGCTTTTGTTACTCTTGCACTATTAGCATCTTGCGGCAAAAAAGAAACAGCCGCTGACAACCTACACATCACAGGAAACATTAAAGGTTTAAAAACCGGAACTTTATATATCCAAAGAATTGTTGACACTTCTCTTGTTGCCATCGACAGCATTAAAATTGATGGAAACTCAGCCTTTGAAAGAGATATTAAATTAGAATCTCCAGAAATGTTATATCTATATTTAGATCGAGGTGTAACAAATTCATTAGACAACAATATTTTATTCTTTGCAGAGCCAGGAAATATTAATATTGAAACCAATTTAGACAACTTCATCGCTGGCGCAAAAATCACTGGTTCTAAGAACCAAGAATTGTACGAAGAATATCAGAAAATAAATGTTCGTTTTAGAGATGAAAATCTTTCTATGGTTGAGTCAAAATTTAAAGCTTTAAAAAGAAAAGACCAGAAAGCATTTGACAGCATTGACGCAAAACAGCAGTCTAATATTAAAAGAAAATATTTGTACGCTACAAACTTTGCCATCAACAATAAAGATCACGAAGTAGCTCCTTATATTGCTTTAGCAGAGATTTACGATATCAATTTGAAGTTTCTTGATACAATTCAAAAATCGATGACTCCAAAAGTAGCTCAATCGCTTTACGGAAAGAAACTGACAAAATATGTTGCCGAAATTAAGAAAGAGGAACAAAAAACTCCAGCAGCTCCAGCAGCAACTGCAACTCCAGCAGAATAA
- a CDS encoding type I phosphomannose isomerase catalytic subunit, whose translation MSQNLYPLQFEPILKERIWGGEKLKTILNKPIVSKITGESWELSTVQGDVSVVANGVLKGKSLMDLIDETPDAILGTKVYERFGKQFPLLFKYLDAREDLSIQVHPNDKLAKERHNSFGKTEMWYVMQADADARIIVGFKEDSSKEEYLKHLHDNTLVSILDDVKAKSGDVFFLETGTVHAIGAGLVVAEIQQTSDITYRLYDFDRVDAQGNKRELHVDLALDAINYNKVDTQKKYDSKTNTSNVVVDCPYFTTNFIPLEDKVEVSKSGETFTVYMCIEGSFEIEYDGFKQAYKKGDTVLVPAAINAFVLSGKASILEIYIS comes from the coding sequence ATGAGTCAAAATTTATACCCTTTGCAATTTGAACCGATTTTGAAAGAAAGAATCTGGGGAGGAGAAAAATTAAAAACAATTCTGAATAAGCCAATCGTTTCTAAAATTACTGGCGAAAGCTGGGAATTATCTACTGTGCAAGGAGATGTAAGTGTGGTTGCAAATGGAGTTTTAAAAGGAAAATCTTTAATGGATTTAATCGATGAAACGCCAGACGCTATTTTAGGAACTAAAGTTTATGAAAGATTTGGAAAACAATTTCCATTGCTTTTTAAATACCTAGATGCAAGAGAGGATCTTTCTATTCAGGTGCATCCAAACGATAAGCTGGCAAAAGAACGCCATAATTCATTTGGAAAAACTGAAATGTGGTACGTTATGCAGGCAGATGCCGATGCTCGAATTATTGTTGGTTTTAAAGAAGATTCAAGCAAAGAAGAATATTTAAAACATTTGCACGATAATACTTTGGTTTCTATTCTGGATGACGTGAAAGCCAAATCGGGAGATGTTTTCTTCTTAGAAACGGGAACGGTTCACGCAATTGGCGCTGGTTTAGTAGTTGCCGAGATTCAGCAGACTTCTGATATTACTTATAGATTATACGATTTTGACCGTGTAGATGCACAAGGAAATAAAAGAGAATTGCACGTAGATTTAGCCCTAGATGCTATAAACTACAATAAAGTTGATACGCAAAAGAAATACGATTCAAAAACCAATACTTCAAATGTTGTAGTAGATTGCCCTTATTTTACGACAAACTTTATTCCGTTAGAAGATAAAGTGGAAGTTTCTAAATCTGGAGAAACATTTACAGTTTATATGTGCATTGAAGGAAGTTTCGAAATAGAATATGACGGATTTAAGCAGGCGTACAAAAAAGGAGATACTGTTTTGGTTCCAGCTGCGATAAATGCATTTGTTTTGAGCGGAAAAGCTTCAATTTTAGAAATTTACATTTCTTAA
- a CDS encoding peroxiredoxin, giving the protein MSLKIGDIVPNFTAKDNNGELFESQSVLGRKPLVIYFYPKDNTPGCTTEACSFRDQYEDFKDLGAEVIGISSDSVKSHHKFAAKHKLPFILLSDQDKRLRKLFGVRNSLFGLLPGRVTYIIDKNGLLISIFDSANAAKHIPKALEIVQELVS; this is encoded by the coding sequence ATGTCATTAAAAATAGGAGATATAGTTCCGAATTTTACTGCGAAAGACAACAATGGAGAACTTTTTGAAAGCCAAAGCGTTTTAGGAAGAAAGCCGCTGGTAATTTATTTTTATCCTAAAGATAATACGCCTGGCTGTACAACTGAAGCCTGCAGTTTTCGGGATCAATACGAAGATTTTAAAGATCTGGGTGCTGAGGTAATTGGTATTAGCAGCGATAGTGTAAAGTCACATCATAAATTTGCCGCTAAACATAAATTACCTTTTATTTTGCTTTCAGATCAAGATAAAAGATTAAGAAAACTTTTTGGTGTCCGCAATAGCCTGTTCGGACTTCTGCCAGGACGTGTTACCTATATAATTGATAAAAATGGTTTGCTGATTTCGATATTTGACAGCGCAAATGCGGCCAAACATATACCGAAAGCTTTAGAAATCGTACAAGAATTAGTATCATAG
- a CDS encoding 6-carboxytetrahydropterin synthase has product MRVTISRKAHFNAAHRLHRKDWSFEKNDAVFGKCNNPNFHGHNYGLTVSVTGKIDPETGFVLDVKVLADIIREEVEIPFDHKNLNLDVPEFADLNPTAENIAVVIWNKIRQRIHADFDLEVVLNETERNFVTYKGE; this is encoded by the coding sequence TGAGAGTAACCATATCAAGAAAAGCACATTTTAATGCTGCACATCGGCTGCATCGAAAAGATTGGTCATTTGAAAAAAACGATGCTGTTTTTGGAAAATGCAATAATCCTAACTTTCATGGTCACAATTATGGTTTAACAGTAAGTGTTACAGGAAAGATTGACCCAGAAACTGGTTTTGTTCTCGATGTGAAAGTATTAGCGGATATTATACGAGAAGAAGTAGAAATTCCGTTTGATCACAAAAATCTTAATCTGGATGTTCCAGAATTTGCAGATTTGAATCCGACCGCAGAAAATATTGCTGTTGTGATATGGAATAAAATTAGACAACGAATTCATGCTGACTTTGATCTGGAAGTTGTGCTGAACGAAACGGAACGAAATTTTGTAACTTATAAAGGAGAATAA